The Streptomyces cynarae genome contains a region encoding:
- a CDS encoding roadblock/LC7 domain-containing protein has product MTASSTFGLSSEARNLHWLLTNLVEEVPGILSVAVVSSDGLLLLSSDPGRVAEARAGRDARPSGPKGSAADLATIVSGIGSLTIGAAKLMDAGRVKHTMVAMDEGSLFVMSISDGSLLGVHGSADCDMSVVAYHMALFVGRAGHVLTPELRSELRRSLEAESAGSAR; this is encoded by the coding sequence TTGACCGCGTCCAGTACCTTCGGACTGAGCAGTGAAGCCCGCAACCTGCACTGGCTGCTGACCAACCTGGTGGAGGAGGTGCCCGGCATCCTGTCGGTCGCGGTGGTCTCCTCCGACGGCCTGCTCCTGCTCTCGTCCGACCCGGGCCGCGTTGCGGAAGCCCGCGCGGGCCGTGACGCAAGGCCCAGCGGCCCCAAGGGGTCCGCCGCCGACCTCGCCACGATCGTCTCCGGCATCGGCAGCCTCACCATCGGCGCCGCCAAGCTGATGGACGCCGGCCGGGTCAAGCACACGATGGTCGCGATGGACGAGGGCAGCCTGTTCGTCATGTCCATCAGCGACGGCTCGCTGCTCGGCGTGCACGGCTCCGCGGACTGCGACATGAGCGTGGTGGCGTACCACATGGCGCTCTTCGTGGGTCGCGCCGGACACGTCCTGACCCCCGAACTCCGCAGCGAGCTGCGCAGGTCCCTCGAGGCCGAGTCGGCAGGGAGCGCCCGATGA
- a CDS encoding rhomboid-like protein, whose protein sequence is MPWTAPRLASLLPSPTRAPFTFGYAAVLLVTSLFAQFADPSLVIALYQGSSTDVAHLMRSPAVVLLTSALWIAGGMMSYYTLVFLVVLTALERRIGGARTAVVFLLGHVLATLGTEVPVGLAVLAGHLPDSSLHRLDYGISFGVAASVGALTGLLRPWLRWTVLIVFAALLLQDLAEFTDPLSDWGHLMALAVGIATWPLVRRWARTGAEVTPAPAR, encoded by the coding sequence GTGCCGTGGACGGCACCGCGCCTGGCATCGCTGCTGCCGAGCCCCACGCGGGCGCCGTTCACTTTCGGCTACGCCGCCGTGTTGCTGGTGACCTCACTGTTCGCCCAGTTCGCCGACCCGTCGCTGGTGATCGCCCTGTATCAGGGATCCAGCACGGACGTCGCGCATCTGATGCGCAGTCCGGCGGTGGTGCTGCTGACCAGCGCGCTGTGGATCGCGGGCGGGATGATGTCGTACTACACGCTCGTCTTCCTGGTCGTGCTGACGGCGCTGGAGCGGCGGATAGGCGGTGCCCGCACGGCCGTCGTCTTCCTGCTCGGGCATGTTCTCGCGACGCTGGGCACCGAGGTCCCGGTCGGCCTCGCGGTCCTGGCGGGCCATCTGCCGGACAGTTCGCTGCACCGCCTCGACTACGGCATCAGTTTCGGCGTGGCGGCGAGCGTGGGCGCGCTGACGGGATTGCTGCGGCCGTGGCTGCGCTGGACCGTGCTGATCGTGTTCGCCGCGCTACTCCTCCAGGACCTGGCCGAGTTCACGGATCCGCTGAGCGACTGGGGCCATCTGATGGCGCTGGCGGTCGGCATCGCGACCTGGCCGCTGGTACGGCGCTGGGCCCGGACCGGAGCCGAGGTCACCCCGGCGCCGGCTCGGTGA
- a CDS encoding response regulator transcription factor: MEQTHTSHNGTTATPGAQRRVLVVEDDQTIVDAIATRLRAEGFLVQTAGDGPAAVDTAEAWQPDLLILDIMLPGFDGLEVCRRVQAQRPVPVLMLTARDDETDMLVGLGVGADDYMTKPFSMRELAARVHVLLRRVERAALAAATPRTGILRLGELEIDHAQRRVRVRSEDVHLTPTEFDLLVCLANTPRAVLSREQLLAEVWDWADASGTRTVDSHIKALRRKIGAERIRTVHGVGYALETPTP; the protein is encoded by the coding sequence ATGGAGCAGACACATACCTCCCACAACGGCACGACGGCGACCCCGGGCGCTCAGCGGCGCGTCCTGGTGGTCGAGGACGACCAGACGATCGTCGACGCCATCGCCACCCGTCTGCGCGCGGAGGGATTCCTCGTGCAAACGGCAGGTGACGGTCCGGCGGCGGTCGACACGGCGGAGGCCTGGCAGCCCGACCTGCTGATCCTCGACATCATGCTGCCGGGCTTCGACGGCCTGGAGGTCTGCCGGCGCGTGCAGGCCCAGCGCCCGGTGCCGGTGCTGATGCTCACCGCGCGCGACGACGAGACCGACATGCTGGTCGGGCTCGGTGTCGGCGCCGACGACTACATGACCAAGCCGTTCTCGATGCGGGAGCTGGCGGCGCGCGTGCACGTGCTGCTGCGGCGGGTGGAGCGGGCCGCGCTGGCCGCCGCGACCCCGCGCACCGGCATACTGCGCCTCGGCGAACTGGAGATCGACCATGCGCAGCGCCGGGTGCGGGTGCGCAGCGAGGACGTCCACCTGACGCCCACCGAGTTCGATCTCCTGGTGTGCCTGGCCAACACGCCGCGCGCCGTGCTCTCCCGTGAGCAGCTGCTCGCCGAGGTGTGGGACTGGGCGGACGCCTCCGGCACCCGCACCGTCGACAGCCACATCAAGGCGCTGCGGCGGAAGATCGGAGCGGAGCGCATCCGGACGGTGCACGGCGTGGGCTACGCCCTGGAGACCCCGACGCCATGA
- a CDS encoding protein phosphatase 2C domain-containing protein — translation MRIELTSEPGDATHPNEDFAALALPASGQGGALVVLDGVTPPAGDDGCLHSVSWFCARLGGLLTELSVSHRDLTLSEILAEAVLRTADTHGSTCDLSHPRTPQATVVLARWSEAAVEYLVLSDSALLVEAPDGTVTVLLDDRLARLPRAALATDALVDARVRNKEGGFFTAAADPSVAARAVTGELPRGRVRALVGLTDGATRWTEKFRQGDWTDLFAVVRKEGAAALVERVRALESADRAERAYLGRSKTHDDATVVYVEP, via the coding sequence ATGCGTATTGAGCTGACGTCCGAACCCGGCGATGCGACTCACCCGAACGAGGACTTCGCCGCGCTCGCGCTTCCGGCTTCAGGACAGGGCGGGGCGCTGGTCGTCCTGGACGGGGTGACCCCGCCGGCCGGCGACGACGGCTGTCTGCATTCCGTCTCCTGGTTCTGCGCGCGCCTGGGCGGCCTGCTGACCGAACTGTCCGTTTCCCACCGGGATCTGACACTGTCGGAGATCCTCGCGGAGGCCGTTCTCCGCACCGCCGACACCCATGGCTCCACTTGTGACCTTTCTCACCCGCGGACGCCCCAGGCGACCGTGGTCCTCGCCCGCTGGTCCGAGGCAGCGGTGGAGTACCTCGTGCTGTCGGACTCGGCGCTCCTCGTCGAGGCCCCCGACGGCACGGTCACCGTCCTCCTGGACGACCGCCTCGCCCGCCTCCCGCGCGCGGCGCTGGCCACGGACGCGCTGGTGGACGCGAGGGTCCGCAACAAGGAGGGCGGCTTCTTCACGGCGGCCGCGGACCCCTCGGTCGCGGCCCGAGCGGTCACCGGGGAACTGCCGCGCGGGCGGGTGCGCGCCCTGGTGGGCCTGACGGACGGGGCGACGCGCTGGACGGAGAAGTTCCGCCAGGGCGACTGGACGGATCTGTTCGCAGTCGTCCGCAAGGAGGGAGCGGCGGCGCTGGTGGAGCGCGTACGGGCACTGGAGAGCGCCGACCGTGCGGAACGGGCGTACCTCGGCCGCAGCAAGACGCACGACGACGCGACGGTGGTGTACGTGGAGCCGTAG
- a CDS encoding GTP-binding protein: MDSVVSDAAPGVDRLVEPDEELKAWQTDRTRAPIATKIVVAGGFGVGKTTLVSAVSEITPLQTEALMTEASEETDDLTGTPDKLTTTVAMDFGRITLDDDLVLYLFGTPGQQRFWFMWDDLVRGAIGAVVMADTRRLADCFPALDYFESSGLPYMVAVNHFDGSERFEPEDVREALTIPAHIPVMIMDARRRISVIETLLVLVGHALDVTPE, encoded by the coding sequence GTGGACTCCGTCGTCTCTGACGCCGCCCCGGGCGTCGACCGACTCGTCGAGCCGGACGAGGAACTGAAGGCCTGGCAGACGGACCGTACGCGCGCTCCGATAGCCACGAAGATCGTGGTGGCGGGCGGCTTCGGCGTCGGCAAGACCACCCTGGTGAGCGCCGTCTCGGAGATCACGCCCCTGCAGACCGAGGCGCTGATGACCGAGGCCAGTGAGGAGACCGACGACCTCACCGGCACCCCGGACAAGCTCACCACCACCGTGGCCATGGACTTCGGCCGCATCACGCTCGACGACGACCTGGTGCTGTACCTCTTCGGCACGCCGGGCCAGCAGCGGTTCTGGTTCATGTGGGACGACCTGGTGCGCGGCGCGATCGGGGCGGTCGTCATGGCCGACACCCGCCGGCTCGCGGACTGCTTCCCGGCGCTCGACTACTTCGAGAGCAGCGGCCTGCCGTACATGGTCGCCGTCAACCACTTCGACGGCAGCGAGCGGTTCGAACCCGAGGATGTGCGCGAGGCCCTCACCATTCCCGCACACATACCTGTCATGATCATGGACGCGCGCCGCCGGATCTCGGTGATCGAGACCCTCCTGGTCCTGGTGGGCCACGCGCTGGACGTCACCCCCGAGTAG
- a CDS encoding spermine/spermidine synthase domain-containing protein — MPHPYDTDETPVVLDRREGPHGEVVLRRHGELLQIISNGCFLMDTSDGRSERLLVQAASDALDGRPDPSVLIGGLGVGFSLAHAAADPRWGRITVVERERAVIDWHLDGPLSALSADALADPRTRIVEADLVAHVNETSDTYDALCLDIDNGPAWTVTDDNGSLYSTSGLTSCARVLKPGGVLAVWSAEPSPEFEGTLRNAGFRQVRTEEVPVARGVPDVVHLAIGPG; from the coding sequence ATGCCTCATCCGTACGACACCGACGAGACCCCGGTGGTCCTGGACCGTCGTGAGGGACCGCACGGCGAGGTCGTGTTGCGGCGCCACGGCGAGCTGCTGCAGATCATCTCCAACGGCTGCTTCCTGATGGACACCTCCGACGGGCGCTCGGAACGGCTGCTGGTGCAGGCAGCGTCCGACGCCCTGGACGGCCGCCCGGACCCGAGCGTGCTGATCGGCGGACTCGGCGTCGGTTTCTCGCTCGCGCACGCCGCAGCCGACCCCCGCTGGGGTCGCATCACCGTCGTCGAACGCGAACGGGCCGTCATCGACTGGCACCTCGACGGGCCCCTGTCCGCGCTGTCCGCCGACGCGCTCGCCGATCCGCGCACCCGCATCGTGGAGGCCGACCTCGTCGCCCACGTCAATGAGACATCGGACACGTACGACGCCCTCTGCCTGGACATCGACAACGGCCCCGCGTGGACCGTCACGGACGACAACGGCAGCCTCTACTCGACGTCCGGACTCACAAGCTGCGCAAGGGTGTTGAAACCCGGCGGTGTGCTCGCGGTGTGGTCGGCCGAGCCCTCTCCGGAATTTGAAGGAACCCTTAGGAATGCCGGGTTCCGGCAGGTGCGTACCGAAGAGGTGCCCGTTGCCCGGGGCGTTCCCGACGTCGTGCACCTCGCGATCGGACCTGGATAG
- a CDS encoding MarR family winged helix-turn-helix transcriptional regulator produces the protein MHEDGNGERRPVDPGASAEGADRSGGANQEFLALERELTVFLRRARANAGQMAREVHPDLESAAYGLLVRLDESGRQRATELAAYIGVGKATMSRQLRALEELGLVAREPDPADGRAWLVHLTEEGHRRVGHVREARRARYVRQLAHWDPREVAELARLLHQLNLGMDKQ, from the coding sequence GTGCACGAGGACGGAAACGGCGAGCGGCGTCCGGTGGACCCCGGCGCGTCGGCGGAGGGCGCGGACCGGTCCGGTGGCGCGAACCAGGAGTTCCTGGCGCTCGAGCGCGAGCTGACCGTGTTCCTGCGGCGCGCCCGCGCCAACGCCGGACAGATGGCCCGGGAGGTCCACCCGGACCTGGAGTCCGCCGCGTACGGGCTCCTCGTACGGCTGGACGAGAGCGGCCGCCAGCGCGCCACGGAACTCGCCGCCTACATCGGTGTCGGCAAGGCCACGATGTCCCGCCAGCTGCGCGCCCTGGAGGAGCTGGGTCTGGTCGCCCGGGAGCCCGACCCGGCCGACGGCCGTGCCTGGCTCGTGCATCTCACGGAGGAGGGCCACCGGCGTGTCGGCCACGTCCGCGAGGCCCGCCGCGCCCGCTATGTGCGCCAGCTCGCCCACTGGGACCCGCGCGAGGTGGCTGAACTGGCTCGGCTCCTGCACCAGTTGAACCTGGGCATGGACAAGCAGTAG
- a CDS encoding DUF742 domain-containing protein, translating to MSGTQKKLPVRGGERKPARVRPYSLTGGRTRFGHVLLVETFVAALDAPEERRELTNGSLSTRVMPEMRAIVELCRRMRTVAEIAALLKMPLGVVRVLLSDLADQGKIRVYGTGHGTGQPDRALLERVLSGLRRL from the coding sequence ATGAGCGGCACACAGAAGAAACTTCCCGTCCGCGGCGGCGAGCGCAAACCCGCCCGCGTACGCCCCTACTCCCTGACCGGGGGCCGCACCCGCTTCGGCCACGTCCTGCTCGTCGAGACCTTCGTCGCCGCGCTGGACGCCCCCGAGGAGCGGCGGGAACTGACGAATGGTTCACTGTCCACCCGCGTGATGCCGGAGATGCGGGCCATCGTCGAACTGTGCCGCCGTATGCGCACGGTGGCGGAGATCGCGGCACTGCTGAAGATGCCGCTCGGGGTGGTCCGCGTGCTCCTGAGCGACCTCGCGGACCAGGGAAAGATCCGTGTGTACGGAACCGGTCACGGCACGGGACAGCCGGACCGCGCTCTGCTGGAAAGGGTGCTGAGTGGACTCCGTCGTCTCTGA
- a CDS encoding sensor histidine kinase, with translation MQKTRPRSTGKQTAPAQGASSESAGHGRAAHVRNRLIVAVAVVAAAIAGAGAPSVVAASGQLHDSQNLVTLAEQTQDALVLAHSLADERDEVTSYVAAGRPGSKAPAEQQQARVDREIEDLRANPDLSVGLRRDLDDVAAVRRAALTGKSTALQAHQAYSAAITELHALAEQLADRMPPRAGSGAHSLAELDTAVQQAAAARGLLLAALNIPSTTRTVISPVTGLPTTVNTSSAADTKQRDALTAAAQQAAVRSDAAIAGFRDTAPAAAKSSYDSTVTGPEVSSAEKYLASLTDQPTLSDSDLGLSTKKVDAALSARVDLMRGVESSLYEARSKDLARLRDDDVTALEIRIAVLGAILLAAVGIAMAMARSLTRPLAVLRLGTARVAADPAGEEPVKFTGRNDEFAQVVRSVNALHAHAVALQERLSTLEADRRHLVGQRQTMADERERLRAELAQAAAHLQQVRHSIHSTFVNLALRTLGLVERQLTVIEGLEEREQDPERLSTLFKLDHFATVMRRHSENLLVLAGAEHVQQHAGPVPLVDVVRAAVSEIERYERVRIAALPPHAHVAGFAADDLSHLVAELLENATSFSPPDVPVEISGWLLESGEVMLSVQDEGIGMAADRLSRLNARLADFDPEDSYDQESGEGLGLGLYVVARLAHRHGVRVQLREQKQGGIAAVVVLPKPLLVQAPAAAVPAGAPVAGGAHSFSLPGADAEVNSNVLSGRARLAPGRPEGDEDPLIAAAEEAVREREESEQRQEPAHGEESVRDDWDATRAEPVREPAAPEPAAEPEFGPETTMELFLPSPRVEPSPRAQEPGPTADIPAQASADPYAIGPESHERTVDEGEPGPAAQAPRTTATEPPAPEAPQEPAGPQEPEEPQEPETPRLTAKGLPKRTPKISTPAPAPRPRAGGVDAEALRRRLGGFHRGAKEGFRHVEAEIAERTGETKAPGHRPTAPPQHATPGTAQDVESSGGTVEEASS, from the coding sequence GTGCAGAAGACGCGGCCTCGGAGCACAGGCAAGCAGACGGCCCCCGCGCAGGGGGCCTCGTCCGAGTCCGCGGGCCACGGCCGCGCCGCCCATGTGCGCAACCGGCTGATCGTCGCCGTCGCCGTGGTCGCCGCCGCCATCGCCGGGGCCGGGGCGCCGAGCGTCGTCGCCGCCTCCGGGCAGTTGCACGACTCCCAGAACCTGGTCACGCTCGCCGAGCAGACCCAGGACGCGCTCGTCCTCGCCCACTCGCTGGCCGACGAACGGGACGAGGTCACCTCGTACGTGGCCGCCGGGCGCCCCGGGTCGAAGGCGCCCGCAGAGCAGCAGCAGGCCCGTGTCGACCGGGAGATCGAGGACCTGCGCGCCAACCCGGACCTCTCCGTCGGCCTGCGCAGGGACCTCGACGACGTGGCCGCGGTGCGGCGAGCAGCGCTCACCGGGAAGAGCACCGCTCTCCAGGCGCATCAGGCGTACTCCGCCGCCATCACCGAGCTGCACGCGCTCGCCGAGCAGCTGGCCGATCGGATGCCGCCGCGCGCCGGCTCCGGCGCCCACTCCCTCGCCGAGCTCGACACCGCCGTGCAGCAGGCCGCCGCCGCCCGCGGGCTGCTCCTCGCGGCCCTGAACATCCCGAGCACCACCCGGACCGTCATCAGCCCGGTCACCGGACTGCCGACCACCGTCAACACCTCCTCGGCCGCCGACACCAAGCAGCGCGACGCGCTCACCGCCGCCGCCCAGCAGGCCGCCGTCCGCTCCGACGCGGCGATCGCCGGCTTCCGCGACACCGCGCCCGCCGCGGCCAAGTCCTCCTACGACTCCACGGTGACCGGCCCCGAGGTCTCCTCCGCCGAGAAGTACCTCGCCTCCCTCACCGACCAGCCCACCCTCTCCGACAGCGACCTCGGCCTGAGCACCAAGAAGGTCGACGCCGCCCTCTCCGCCCGCGTCGACCTCATGCGCGGCGTCGAGTCCTCCCTCTACGAGGCCCGCAGCAAGGACCTCGCCCGGCTGCGCGACGACGACGTCACGGCGCTGGAGATCCGCATCGCCGTCCTCGGCGCCATCCTGCTGGCAGCCGTCGGCATCGCCATGGCCATGGCCCGCAGTCTCACCCGCCCGCTCGCCGTGCTCCGCCTGGGCACCGCGCGCGTGGCCGCCGACCCGGCCGGCGAGGAGCCGGTGAAGTTCACGGGCCGCAACGACGAGTTCGCGCAGGTCGTCCGCTCCGTCAACGCCCTGCACGCGCACGCGGTCGCCCTCCAGGAGCGCCTTTCGACCCTGGAGGCCGACCGCAGGCACCTCGTCGGCCAGCGGCAGACCATGGCCGACGAGCGCGAGAGGCTGCGCGCCGAACTCGCCCAGGCCGCTGCCCACCTGCAGCAGGTTCGCCACAGCATCCACTCCACCTTCGTCAACCTCGCCCTGCGCACCCTCGGCCTGGTCGAGCGCCAGCTGACCGTCATCGAGGGCCTGGAGGAGCGGGAGCAGGACCCGGAGCGGCTGTCCACGCTGTTCAAGCTCGACCACTTCGCCACGGTCATGCGCCGCCACAGCGAGAACCTCCTCGTCCTGGCCGGCGCCGAGCACGTCCAGCAGCACGCCGGACCGGTGCCGCTCGTCGACGTGGTGCGCGCCGCGGTCAGCGAGATCGAGCGCTACGAGCGCGTCCGTATCGCCGCGCTGCCCCCGCACGCGCACGTCGCCGGGTTCGCCGCCGACGACCTGTCGCACCTGGTCGCCGAACTCCTGGAGAACGCCACCTCCTTCTCGCCGCCCGACGTCCCCGTCGAAATCTCCGGCTGGCTCCTGGAGAGCGGCGAGGTGATGCTCTCCGTGCAGGACGAGGGCATCGGCATGGCCGCCGACCGGTTGAGCCGGCTCAACGCCCGGCTCGCCGACTTCGACCCGGAGGACTCCTACGACCAGGAGAGCGGCGAGGGCCTCGGGCTCGGCCTGTACGTGGTGGCCCGCCTCGCCCACCGGCACGGCGTGCGGGTGCAGTTGCGGGAGCAGAAGCAGGGCGGCATCGCGGCCGTCGTGGTCCTGCCGAAGCCGCTGCTCGTCCAGGCGCCGGCCGCGGCCGTACCCGCCGGGGCCCCGGTGGCCGGGGGCGCGCACTCCTTCTCGCTGCCCGGCGCGGACGCGGAGGTCAACTCCAACGTCCTCAGCGGTCGTGCGCGGCTCGCGCCGGGGAGGCCCGAGGGCGACGAGGACCCCCTGATCGCGGCGGCGGAGGAGGCCGTACGGGAGCGGGAGGAGAGCGAGCAGCGGCAGGAGCCCGCCCACGGAGAGGAATCCGTACGGGACGACTGGGACGCCACGCGCGCCGAACCAGTACGCGAGCCCGCCGCCCCGGAGCCCGCCGCCGAGCCCGAGTTCGGTCCCGAGACCACGATGGAGCTGTTCCTTCCATCGCCCCGCGTGGAGCCGTCGCCCCGGGCGCAGGAGCCCGGCCCGACCGCCGACATCCCCGCCCAGGCGTCCGCCGACCCCTATGCCATCGGTCCGGAGAGCCACGAGCGCACCGTGGACGAGGGCGAGCCGGGGCCCGCCGCGCAGGCGCCCCGCACCACGGCCACCGAGCCGCCCGCGCCGGAGGCACCTCAGGAGCCCGCGGGGCCCCAGGAGCCCGAGGAGCCTCAGGAGCCCGAGACCCCCCGGCTCACCGCCAAGGGGCTCCCCAAGCGCACCCCCAAGATCTCCACGCCCGCTCCGGCCCCACGGCCGCGTGCCGGCGGTGTGGACGCCGAGGCGCTGCGCCGCAGGCTCGGCGGGTTCCACCGGGGAGCCAAGGAGGGCTTCCGCCACGTCGAGGCGGAGATCGCCGAGCGGACGGGGGAGACCAAGGCACCCGGGCACCGGCCCACGGCTCCACCTCAGCACGCGACACCCGGCACCGCACAGGACGTTGAATCATCGGGGGGCACAGTCGAGGAGGCAAGCAGTTGA
- the lon gene encoding endopeptidase La, with protein MASTSTPLTLPVLPLDGEVVLPGMVVPLDLSDSEVRAAVEAAQAAARSEPGKPRVLLVPRIDGTYAATGVLGSVEQVGRLADGDPGALIRGLGRVKIGAGTTGPGAALWVEGTRIDETVPDPLPGHVAELVKEYKALAASWLKKRGAWQVVDRVQAIDDVSALADNSGYSPFLTTEQKVELLETTDPVARLKLATQQLRDHLAEQEVAESIAKDVQEGVDKQQREFLLRRQLEAVRKELRELGGDTQGGEESDDYRARVEAADLPEKVREAALKEVDKLERTSDQSPEGSWIRTWLDTVLEMPWNERTEDAYDIRGARAVLDAEHAGLEDVKERITEYLAVRKRRADRGLGVVGGRRGGAVLALVGPPGVGKTSLGESVAHAMGRKFVRVALGGVRDEAEVRGHRRTYVGALPGRIVRAIKEAGSMNPVVLLDEIDKVGSDFRGDPAAALLEVLDPAQNHTFRDHYLEVELDLSDVVFLATANVLEAIPEALADRMDIVRLDGYTEDEKVVIARDHLLPRQLERAGLNKDEVTIDEAALRKLAGEYTREAGVRTLERSIARLLRKVTAQHELGERELPFTVRDEDLRGLLGRPHHVPESAQDPAERRTAVPGVATGLAVTGAGGDVLYVEASLADPETGAAGLTLTGQLGDVMKESAQIALSFLRSHGAELELPVGDLKDRGVHIHFPAGAVPKDGPSAGITMTTALASLLSGRLVRTDVAMTGEVSLTGRVLPIGGVKQKLLAAHRAGVTTVIIPKRNEPDLDDVPAEVLDKLDVHAVTDVRQVLELALAPATSDATPEVPVAA; from the coding sequence ATGGCTTCGACGTCCACACCGCTCACCCTGCCTGTGCTGCCGCTCGACGGCGAGGTTGTGCTGCCCGGCATGGTGGTCCCGCTGGACCTGAGCGACTCCGAGGTGCGCGCGGCGGTGGAGGCCGCCCAGGCGGCCGCCCGTTCCGAGCCCGGAAAGCCCAGGGTCCTGCTCGTTCCACGCATCGACGGCACCTACGCCGCCACCGGTGTCCTCGGCAGCGTCGAGCAGGTCGGCCGGCTCGCGGACGGCGACCCGGGCGCCCTCATCCGCGGCCTGGGACGGGTGAAGATCGGTGCGGGCACCACCGGGCCCGGCGCGGCGCTCTGGGTCGAGGGAACACGCATCGACGAGACGGTTCCCGACCCGCTGCCCGGCCACGTCGCCGAACTCGTCAAGGAGTACAAGGCCCTCGCCGCCAGCTGGCTGAAGAAGCGCGGCGCCTGGCAGGTCGTCGACCGCGTCCAGGCCATCGACGACGTATCCGCGCTCGCCGACAACTCGGGCTACTCGCCCTTCCTCACCACCGAGCAGAAGGTGGAACTCCTGGAGACCACCGACCCGGTGGCCCGGCTGAAGCTCGCCACCCAGCAGCTCCGCGACCACCTCGCCGAGCAGGAGGTCGCCGAGTCCATCGCCAAGGACGTCCAGGAGGGCGTCGACAAGCAGCAGCGCGAGTTCCTGCTGCGCCGCCAGCTGGAAGCCGTCCGCAAGGAGCTGCGCGAGCTGGGCGGCGACACCCAGGGGGGTGAGGAGTCCGACGACTACCGCGCCCGCGTGGAGGCCGCCGACCTGCCCGAGAAGGTCCGTGAGGCCGCCCTCAAGGAGGTCGACAAGCTCGAGCGCACCAGCGACCAGTCCCCCGAGGGCTCCTGGATCCGCACCTGGCTCGACACCGTGCTCGAGATGCCCTGGAACGAGCGCACCGAGGACGCGTACGACATCCGCGGCGCCAGGGCCGTCCTGGACGCCGAGCACGCGGGGCTGGAGGACGTGAAGGAGCGCATCACCGAGTACCTCGCGGTGCGCAAGCGGCGCGCCGACCGGGGCCTCGGCGTCGTGGGCGGCCGCCGCGGCGGCGCCGTGCTGGCGCTCGTCGGCCCGCCCGGCGTCGGCAAGACCAGCCTCGGCGAGTCCGTCGCGCACGCCATGGGCCGCAAGTTCGTCCGCGTCGCCCTCGGCGGCGTCCGCGACGAGGCCGAGGTCCGCGGCCACCGCCGTACGTACGTCGGCGCCCTGCCCGGCCGTATCGTGCGCGCCATCAAGGAGGCCGGTTCCATGAACCCGGTCGTCCTGCTGGACGAGATCGACAAGGTCGGCTCCGACTTCCGCGGCGACCCGGCCGCGGCCTTGCTCGAGGTACTGGACCCGGCGCAGAACCACACCTTCCGCGACCACTACCTGGAGGTCGAACTCGACCTGTCGGACGTGGTGTTCCTCGCCACGGCGAACGTCCTGGAGGCCATCCCGGAGGCGCTCGCCGACCGCATGGACATCGTCCGCCTGGACGGCTACACCGAGGACGAGAAGGTCGTCATCGCCCGTGACCACCTGCTCCCGCGCCAGCTGGAGCGGGCCGGCCTGAACAAGGACGAGGTCACGATCGACGAGGCCGCGCTGCGCAAGCTCGCCGGCGAGTACACCCGCGAGGCGGGCGTGCGCACCCTGGAGCGGTCCATCGCGCGGCTGCTGCGCAAGGTCACGGCACAGCACGAACTCGGCGAGCGGGAGCTGCCGTTCACCGTCCGGGACGAGGACCTGCGCGGGCTGCTGGGGCGCCCGCACCACGTGCCCGAGTCCGCTCAGGACCCGGCCGAGCGGCGCACCGCGGTCCCCGGTGTGGCGACCGGCCTCGCGGTCACCGGCGCGGGCGGGGACGTCCTCTACGTCGAGGCGTCGCTGGCCGACCCGGAGACGGGCGCGGCGGGCCTGACCCTGACCGGTCAGCTCGGCGACGTGATGAAGGAGTCCGCGCAGATCGCGCTGAGCTTCCTGCGCTCCCACGGCGCCGAACTGGAACTGCCCGTCGGCGACCTGAAGGACCGGGGCGTGCACATCCACTTCCCGGCGGGCGCGGTCCCCAAGGACGGCCCGAGCGCGGGCATCACGATGACGACCGCGCTGGCCTCGCTGCTGTCGGGCCGGTTGGTCCGTACGGACGTGGCGATGACCGGTGAGGTCTCGCTGACCGGCCGGGTCCTGCCGATCGGCGGGGTGAAGCAGAAGCTGCTCGCCGCGCACCGGGCGGGGGTCACCACGGTGATCATCCCCAAGCGCAACGAGCCCGACCTGGACGACGTCCCGGCGGAGGTGCTGGACAAGCTCGACGTCCACGCCGTCACGGACGTCCGCCAGGTCCTGGAGCTGGCGCTCGCGCCCGCCACAAGCGACGCGACGCCGGAGGTTCCGGTGGCGGCGTGA